A stretch of the Solanum dulcamara chromosome 6, daSolDulc1.2, whole genome shotgun sequence genome encodes the following:
- the LOC129892025 gene encoding uncharacterized protein LOC129892025, whose protein sequence is MFKREKRMLKQRNNAQLIRMPVISTFFVLICVLVWVLYRETREKSDSLSGLIKENLNSFSSSVKLDPTAEFRNGTDLIWQIPHSPKAILFLAHGCNGKAANFWDRSPKCPNCVGLPEERLIVLNALDRRFAVVAISSAGSCWSMEEERLIVKDIIEWWVVKRKLQSLPLVALGASSGGYFVSVLATDLRFNSITIMIAEGLFDLMDIPKSYPPTLFVHMPKDKRRRVRIERYLTLLKGKSIDVAEVKCMEFALSPNLLADRIPGLDLTTSVKLYNLFQEKGFIDTKGFMRNDGRAIQWKAALKEREIILPDKSIVNHIQEEMNLAFAYHEMTSLQSEEIFNWFETHMS, encoded by the coding sequence ATGTTCAAACGCGAAAAAAGGATGCTGAAGCAACGAAACAATGCCCAACTTATACGAATGCCTGTTATTTCTACgttttttgttttgatttgtGTTCTAGTTTGGGTTTTATATAGGGAAACTAGAGAAAAATCTGATTCATTGTCTGGTTTAATCAAGGAAAATTTGAATAGCTTTAGCTCTTCGGTTAAGTTAGACCCGACTGCGGAGTTTAGAAATGGAACAGATTTAATATGGCAAATCCCACACTCACCCAAGGCAATTCTCTTTTTGGCACATGGTTGTAATGGTAAAGCAGCTAACTTTTGGGATAGATCACCTAAGTGCCCAAATTGTGTGGGTCTACCTGAAGAAAGGCTTATCGTCCTTAATGCATTAGATAGGAGATTTGCAGTTGTTGCGATATCTAGTGCTGGGAGCTGTTGGTCGATGGAAGAGGAAAGGTTGATTGTTAAAGATATTATCGAATGGTGGGTTGTGAAACGAAAGCTTCAAAGCCTGCCTCTTGTAGCTTTGGGTGCTTCGTCAGGTGGCTATTTTGTTTCCGTCCTCGCAACTGATTTAAGATTCAATAGCATAACAATAATGATTGCTGAGGGATTGTTTGATCTAATGGACATTCCGAAGAGTTACCCTCCTACCCTTTTTGTGCACATGCCCAAAGATAAAAGGAGAAGGGTGAGAATAGAGAGATACTTGACACTCCTGAAAGGTAAAAGCATTGATGTTGCAGAGGTCAAATGCATGGAGTTTGCGTTGTCACCTAATCTCTTAGCTGATAGGATTCCAGGTCTTGATCTAACTACCTCTGTGAAGTTGTATAATCTGTTCCAGGAAAAGGGTTTCATTGATACAAAAGGTTTCATGAGAAATGACGGGCGTGCAATACAATGGAAAGCAGCTCTTAAGGAGAGAGAGATTATTCTCCCAGACAAGTCCATAGTGAATCACATTCAAGAGGAAATGAATCTTGCATTTGCTTATCATGAAATGACCAGTTTGCAGTCTGAGGAAATCTTTAACTGGTTTGAAACTCATATGAGCTGA
- the LOC129893432 gene encoding protodermal factor 1 has translation MEKKRSNQSSLILWATFAALLLQNLVIPVMSSASFEEQKNYYTPDPHIGSPPTGSSTPPSHATPSHGSKPPANCGNPPKGGHHHNPTPASPSGGHSGGYYPHPPSTPTTTPSTPSTPTIVTPPTTPIIDPGTPSTPATPTPSPPFTCDYWRTHPGLIWGLFGWWGTVGGAFGVASAPGLGSNMNLLQALSNQHTNGLGQLYREGTASLLNSMVSKRFTYSTTQVKNNFATALSSDKAAAAQAQLFKLANEGRLKPRA, from the exons ATggagaaaaagagaagcaaCCAGAGCTCTCTAATTCTGTGGGCCACATTTGCTGCACTGCTCTTGCAGAATTTGGTCATTCCTGTCATGTCTTCTGCTTCTTTTGAAGAACAGAAGAACTACTACACTCCTGATCCACATATCGGAAGTCCACCAACAG GTTCAAGCACACCACCCTCTCATGCAACACCATCTCATGGAAGCAAACCACCAGCAAACTGTGGTAACCCTCCAAAAGGAGGGCACCATCATAACCCTACCCCAGCTTCTCCTTCAGGAGGTCATAGTGGTGGCTACTATCCCCACCCTCCAAGTACACCTACAACTACACCTAGTACCCCCTCCACACCCACTATTGTAACCCCACCAACTACTCCTATCATTGACCCTGGGACTCCAAGCACTCCTGCTACCCCAACACCATCACCTCCTTTTACATGCGA TTACTGGAGGACTCACCCGGGACTGATATGGGGCTTGTTTGGTTGGTGGGGAACTGTTGGTGGTGCATTCGGCGTGGCTAGTGCTCCAGGGCTCGGCTCAAACATGAACTTGCTGCAAGCACTTTCAAACCAACATACCAATGGACTTGGACAACTCTACAGGGAAGGCACAGCTTCTTTGCTGAACTCCATGGTGAGCAAGAGGTTCACTTACAGCACCACACAAGTCAAGAACAATTTTGCTACAGCACTCAGTTCCGACAAGGCTGCAGCAGCTCAGGCTCAGTTGTTCAAGTTAGCCAACGAGGGTCGGCTCAAGCCCAGAGCTTGA